In Engraulis encrasicolus isolate BLACKSEA-1 chromosome 2, IST_EnEncr_1.0, whole genome shotgun sequence, the sequence CTGAAGCTGGGATTGACACGTGCTGTTTGTATCTCGGCAGGCAGAGTCGAGTCAGGGGGACCTGGGGACACTAGCCAACGTGGTGACGTCACTCGCCAACATGAACGAGGCCCTCAACAACGGAGACGCCATTGCCGACTCGCCACAAGAGGAGGATGAATCTGCCAGTGAAatcacacggtgtgtgtgtgtgtgtaattgtatgattgtgtgtgtgtgtgtgtgtgtgtgtgtgtgtgtgtgtgtgtgtgtgtgtgtgtgtgtgtgtgtgtgtgtgtgtgtgtgtgtgtgtgtgtgtgtgcgcacacgcatttGATTAAGTTTCGATGTACCGCCCAAAATGGATAAATTTATGGCAGCAAGGTTTCAAATCACATAATAATTGCCTTCTAAGGTACATTTGTTGTTCACAATGTTTAAAGGCAGCATGGTTGATACTACAGCCTTCAGCTAACACCAATGTCCACCAAAACTGTATCGTATTCTAGCAAATTAAGTCAGCTGTTGATACAGTATCAGAGACGTCTATTGTCAGATTTTCAGTCTCCTCCTACTCTATATAAACCATGCAGTTTGTATCTGTGTTTTTAGTTCAGCTTCAAACTGATTTTTTCGTCTGCCGGTCGgaaatacacttttttttgttttatgctacaacatcttacaagccaaagtgtgttttgtgtgttaatgtgccattcttgcgtgtatgtgtcctgTATCTGTCTGATGTGTTCAGTGCCTTTGACACGCTGGCCAAAGCGCTGAACCCCAGCGAGGCGGGGGCGGGGCAGGACCTGGGTGAGTCAGAGTGTGTGGGCGGAGCCACCATCCAGGTGATCAGTCGCGACCAGGTGACACCACTCATCGAGGTGGAGGGACCGCTGCTCACCGACACACACGTCACCTTCAAGGTGCCACACTCACTTACCTCTGCACTGATCTTACACTCACTTACTTGTGCACTGATCTTGTCAGGCCTGTGTACTCTCCATTGTACAATGCACATTGCACTGTATGTTGCTGGCAACAGTATGTACACTTTTGTTGGTCTAAAAAGTAATAAAAACTTTTTTACACAAGaaaataaaagtcctgccagatattccTAGTATCTGGTCACACACAGCTCTCTTAAGTCACGAATAGACCAAGAACGACTTGAGTGATTCCAGTGACGgacgtaattgactttgtattgagtcgcgggtgagagaagagacaaaagccatTCGGGTGACTAGAGGCGACTTGAGCGGCAATTTGTATTTGGAATTGTTGGAATGTTGGAATTCTTGCATTGGACATACTCTGTCGTTTCTATCGCTCAtattgctcttgctgcacagtccagtgaTTCTCTGCCGTTTAATCTTGATGCtgatcctgtgtttgtgtgtccctctGTAGTTGACGATGCCCAGTCCGATGCCCGAGTATCTGAATGTCCACTACATCTGTGAGTCTGCGTCACGCCTGCTTTTCCTCTCTATGCACTGGGCACGCTCCATACCAGCCTTTCTCGCTCTTGGGTGAGAGCTCCTCCATTGTGTCCATACGTGGgtgtgtattagagagagagagagagagagagagagagagagagagagagagagagagagagagagagagagagagagagagagagagagagagagagagagagagagagagagagagagagagagagagagagagagagagaggtgagagataaAGCAAGCAAGTATGGAGGCAAATGACTGAGTTAGTGAGTAGGTGAGTCTGTGCATTGCGTCTGTACAGTAAGCGTGTGAGTTTGTATACAAGTAAGTGCAGCCATTTTAGATATtttattgatccagagggaaatCACCTGAGCGTAGTgcattaatatgtgtgtgtgtgtgtgtgtgtgtgtgtgtgtgtgtgtgtgtgtgtgtgtgtgtgtgtgtgtgtgtgtgtgtgtgtgtgtgtgtgtgtgtgtacgtgtgtgtgcgtgtttatgtgtgtaaatatgtgtaggtgtgtgtgtgtagtaagccTAGCCCCTGTACCCGTTTAACCTAGGCTAGGCCAGACCTGGGCTATACCAAGAACTGTTGTCTAGGCAACAGTGCCTCCTCAACTGCCTGGGCCACCAGTAATGTGGGTGTTGCGTTGCAGGCTGGAATGTCACACAGCACTGGTGCGAGCGTGCTGGAATGAGCTCTTCACGTTGGGCCTGGCCCAGTGCTCACAGGTCATGAACCTCTCCACCATACTGGCGGCCATCATCAACCACCTGCAGACCAGCATACAGGATGGTAAGACAACACGCACATAGTTCCAAAAAGCCAATCATCAGGAAACtgttgcagtggttctcaaccttttttgaacaaatgcccccttgacctcatcataagcctgccaacgccccccttagtattgaaaaataaaatagactaatcctCCCAAAttggaactaagccccgcccccgctcagctgtatccttctcaacgcccccctagggctcccaaaagccccctggggggctgtagcgcccccgttgagaaacactacatgtGATTTTTAGTCAATGCTGTCTATTCACAAATTTCATATAAAGCCTGCTATTGATATTGAAAGTGGTATTTACTGATATGACCAAAATCTACACTTTTCGTACAGTTTCCATGTGTGTTGTTCTACAGAGAAGCTGTCTGGGGAACGCATCAAGCTGGTGATGGAGCACATCTGGAAGCTCCAGGAGTTCTGCAACAGCATGGCCAAGCTGGACACAGACGGATACGAGTACGCCTACCTGAAGGCCATCGTGCTCTTCAGCccaggtgactgtgtgtgtgttagtgtaaaaCTTCTTGATGACAGACTACTAtaggtggattccaatctgccgccttccgtcctcccttgctcacttgcctgcttgtgacctcatgataatgtcactgatgacagaaaaataattaaatatcttgcaaaagcacaattctaatgtcattttttcatttgtaattgggatggtgaacgaaaaacagtcccccaaaagttcttgtggctaggctgacagctgggaaacttaattgttttctccatggaggcagggccaggaggtggggcgaggccacaagcacaagtggaggacaggagtgtgtaTATTAGGATGCACCCTATGAGTATACCTACCTACCTGGCCACTCAGTCCAGCTCTTCAGCCCCTATGAGAcctttgtgtccgtgtgtgagtgtggatgagagtagtgtagtgtaatattacTGCACTCATCAGCACTCATCTGGTAGACCACAGCTGTGAGTGGGAGGTTAGGGTTGTGGATTTGTTCCTGTCATCAGTTGTTTGTTTGATGCGATAAAGCCATCAATCCAATCATCCATCCGTCAATctgatgtatttttatgtgatgTATTCAACAGACCACCCAGGCCTGAATAACAGCGGCCAGATAGAGAAGTTTCAGGAGAAGGCCCAGATGGAGCTGCAGGATTATGTGCAGAAGACCTACCCAGAGGACACCTACAGGTACAGAGGCCAGAGAGGATACAACGGAtacaacactttagaataatggatgcctTCAAAGCATTGTAAAACATAGCAAATAGTTAATGAATGATGAATAAAACTccataaaatgtttttaaataagttggatttttttatatatatttgaaaaaaataattttaaagtttttttttaatgaaacaatttctttgtaaatgaataaaaatactaTTACAatcaactaatgatgaacaaaacattaacaaatgtttgtattatttacaaagtttttataatgctttttatgcatccattattatgaaGTTTTACCGATACGACTTTCgtatccatgcgtgtgtgtatgtgaatcagggcttgaaaacgaaattatttttcaatcgttccgttccgaacggttcaggtaggcctttgtttaacgttttcgttcctgaattCATTCCGCCACCAAAATtttgttcctgaaccggttcggaacgcaaaatattgttcgttcttatcgttcccggaaccgttattaaccggttttgtggatttcagaataacgtttctgttcaggaacagttgaagaccatttcgttttcgtttctgtttctgctcctcataaaattgcgtaaaattctgttcgttcccgttttcggttttcgttccttgaaccggttcgaagccctgatgTGAACACAACGAAAGGCCAAAGCCTGCTTTGGGCGTAACTGGACTATAGTATAGTTTGGGTGTAACATATGGACTCTGACAAAGATGTCTTGACCATGGAAATGCTAGGCCCTCTGCCATGCTGTGCACCTGATTGTGCACCTGTCGCTCTGGATGTTCTTTTCGGTTTTTACGAACACTGTACGTTTCCCATTGATGCACCAGGTGCAAACACCGAAGACGATGGAATTACTCCTTTGGTGTAAtactttgggtgtgtgtgcgtgtgtgtgtgtgtgtgtgcgtgtgtgtgtgtgtgtgtgtgtgtgtgtgtgtgtgtgcgtgtgtgtgtgtgtgtgtgcgtgtgtctctgcctAGGTTGGCGCGTATCCTGATGCGTCTCCCTGCGCTGCGCCTGATGAGTTCGGCCATCACGGAGGAGCTCTTCTTCACCGGCCTGATCGGCAACGTGCCCATAGACAGCATCATCCCCTACATCCTCAAAATGGAGACCGCCGACTACAACAGCCAGATCACCGGCACTACCGCGTGACACCACccgcacacactcccacatagatttcattgtggtgtgtgtgtgtgtgtgtgtgtgtgtgtgtgtgtgtgtgtgtgtgtgtgtgtgtgtgtgtgtgtgtgtgtgtgtgtgtgtgtgtgtgtgtgtgtgtgtgtgtgtgtgtgtgtgagagagagagagattgagatgtgCCCGTCAACAGCATTGTCCTTttctgcaggggttcccaaccttttccaactcggggcccacttgaaatgttcacaaatgttcgggcccACCTCTGGCTACATTCAACAGCagaacacacaaatattatttggctttttagaaaatgattgcaaggcccacttggaataccttcagggctcaccagtgggccccggcccacagtctgagaatcactgttctactgTACATCTTCAAGATGGAGACGGTTTACTACATCATCCAGATGACCAACTCCACTATGAACCCT encodes:
- the nr2c2 gene encoding nuclear receptor subfamily 2 group C member 2, whose product is MSTNMEVLTQQAVATDQVTEVQTSPSDSSIMTSSPQRIQIISTDSAVSTPQRIQIVTDQQTGQKIQIVTAVDPTCSPKQQQFILAAPDGTGASKVILAAPESQTAKQLIFTTADSLVPGRIQIVTDAVSMERLLGKAGEVGRAQPVEYCVVCGDKASGRHYGAVSCEGCKGFFKRSVRKNLTYSCRSNQDCVVNKHHRNRCQFCRLRKCLEMGMKMESVQSERKPMELPREKPANCAASTEKIYIRKDMRSPLIATPTFITDKDGTRSGLLDPGMLVNIQQPLIQADGTLLLAADTKAESSQGDLGTLANVVTSLANMNEALNNGDAIADSPQEEDESASEITRAFDTLAKALNPSEAGAGQDLGESECVGGATIQVISRDQVTPLIEVEGPLLTDTHVTFKLTMPSPMPEYLNVHYICESASRLLFLSMHWARSIPAFLALGLECHTALVRACWNELFTLGLAQCSQVMNLSTILAAIINHLQTSIQDEKLSGERIKLVMEHIWKLQEFCNSMAKLDTDGYEYAYLKAIVLFSPDHPGLNNSGQIEKFQEKAQMELQDYVQKTYPEDTYRLARILMRLPALRLMSSAITEELFFTGLIGNVPIDSIIPYILKMETADYNSQITGTTA